From the Gouania willdenowi chromosome 19, fGouWil2.1, whole genome shotgun sequence genome, one window contains:
- the arl3b gene encoding ADP-ribosylation factor-like protein 3 — MGLLSILRKLKSTPDQEVRILLLGLDNGGKTTLLKQLASEDISHITPTQGFNIKSVQSQGFKLNVWDIGGQRKIRPYWRNYFENTDVLIYVIDSADRKRFEETGQELAELLDEEKLSGVPVLIFANKQDLLTAAPASEIAEGLNLHTIRDRMWQIQSCSALTGEGIQEGMNWVCKSVNAKKK, encoded by the exons ATG GGATTGCTGTCCATCCTGCGTAAGCTGAAGAGCACACCGGACCAAGAGGTGAGGATTCTGCTGCTGGGACTGGACAACGGCGGGAAGACCACCCTGCTCAAACAGCTGGCCTCTGAGGACATCAGTCACATCACCCCCACACAG GGATTCAACATTAAAAGCGTCCAGTCTCAGGGCTTCAAACTAAATGTCTGGGACATTGGAGGTCAGAGGAAGATCAGGCCCTACTGGAGGAACTACTTTGAAAACACTGACGTGCTG ATATATGTCATTGACAGCGCTGACAGGAAGAGGTTTGAGGAAACAGGTCAG gagctggctgagctGTTGGACGAGGAGAAGCTGAGCGGCGTTCCCGTGCTCATCTTCGCAAACAAGCAGGACCTTCTGACCGCCGCTCCGGCCTCCGAGATCGCCGAGGGTCTCAACTTGCACACCATCCGAGACCGCATGTGGCAGATCCAGTCCTGCTCCGCCCTCACAGGCGAAGGGATCCAG